The Echinimonas agarilytica genomic sequence CTATATCAACGGGCCTTGCTGCGCTGTATGAGGTTCGCTACTCAGTTTTGCTATCGGTTTCAATGACCAAGTTTCGGTTGCGGCGGCTGCGCTCTAGCAGCTGTTGGCTTCGATCGATCATTACCAATAAACTTTCATAATGAGATAGGGCCGCTTCAGTCACTGCGAAGTGAGTGCTAACTGTGGCCGCGCTTCCTCCTAGTTCTACCGTGAGGTAAATTTCACTACGAATTCGGCGTGATAAGTTAATGGCCTGCTCGCGTGCGGTATTTGGTAAAATTGCCACAAATTGTGCGGTACTCAAGTGCGCCATAAGTGCATGATCTGGAGCCAGTGCGCGGCAACATTCTGCGCATTGAAGCAACACCTGCTCGGCCTCCTGGCTGCCATGTTGCTCAATGATTTGCGGGTATCCCGATATTTCAAATAACAACATCGACATGGGTTGACGCATTTTTACGGCTTGCTGCAGGACTATTTCGCCTTGCTGTAATAGCCCGCGTCGATTGAGGAGGTGAGTGACTTCATCGGTACCCACTTGTTGTTCCAAGCGCTCTCGGTAACTGATTTCTTCATTGAGCCGCTGGTGGCTTCGGTTGATGTTATCGGCTTGTTTGTTGAGCTCTGCCACCATGGAAGTCAGATTATTTGTAAGATCCTCAACTTCCTCAATACCTGAGCTATGTATGGACTGAAGTCGTCGGGCTCGTGCAGCACTTTTCACGTTGTTGCTGAGATCGCCTAATGGCTCTGCAATTTTATTCGATAAGACTTGTGACTGGCGCTGTACGATGTAGTAGAACAGCAAGTAAAACAAGATCATCAAGGAAATAGCCATAATGCCAAATTCACGCGACATCTTGTCGAGTTCATTGATACGGATGAGAACTTTATCGGCATTGGTGATGCTAAAGAGTGTCCAGCCAGTCTCCGAGATCGGATGGCTTGCTATGAGATAAGTAACACCATCATGCTCGGCAAATTTAGTGCGTTCATCATAGCTGAACATGTTGCTAATGGTGTCTCTGAACGATGAGTAAGGTAGGCGGTTAATTAAAAACTCTTCGGGTTGTTCAGTATCTCTATGAACTTTTTGGCCTTCGACGCCTTTGGATAACTGCTGTAAGTTGAGTAAATTTTGCGTGCCGCTCGACATCGAAATCATGCGACCTTGCTCATCCACTAAAAACGATTCGCCATTAAAGGGCAGCATGAGGCGTTCTATTTCTTTGACCATGCTATCTAACGAAATGTCGACGCCGGTGACGCCTTCGAGAAAGTTGCTGTTGTATATAGGGACCACAGCGGAAACAAGCCAACCTTGCCCCGCGGGATCTAAGTAGGCTGGTGTCCAAACCACTCCGCGGTTCGGGTTGTGGCTATAATCTGCCAAATAATAGAAATTGAAATTAGAGATTACCATGTCAGTGGGGAACTGGTGCTGTACATCGTCGATAAAAGGATAATACCGATTGAGGTTATCGTAGCTGTTGAAGTATGCCGCTAACACCATGTGAGATTGTTCTGCGGTGTATTTGAGTTGAGCGTCCCAATATTCGGTTTCTTGGGCTTTTCGACGTGCTTCGCTGTCTCTGGCATTCATCTGGCTAATAAAGACACTGCTACCTGAATTGTTCTCAGCTTTTACATACACCCCGTTCTCGGTCATCTTAAATTCTGCTGGATTCTTGGCGGTGTGATGCCAGTTGTAATCCTCGCTGAAGTAGTCTTGGTGTTGGCGTTGTAATAATTCGACTAACTGTCGAATGTATAAAAATTGTGAGTTAAGGTCTTGGGCTTGAATTGAAAGGTGCTCATAAACGTTTTGCGAGCGTTCAAATAGCAGCTCTTTTCGGGCGTCACTAATGACCAAATCATTGACCAGAAAATACATCAATAGAAGTGCGAGTTCGAGCGTAAGGACTGGAATCAAGAAGATTTTTTTGAAGTGCCCAACAATGAGTTGCTTTAGAGAAATCACAATTACCTATCCATTGGCCTTTGCTGGAGCGACGAGAAATCTTACTAGATCATTTTTTACCATACTGAGCTAAAAAAAACCCGCCTCAAGGCGGGTTTTTGTTTGTAACGACTGAATTTACGTTACGACTTTTCGCGAGCAATGGCTCGGTAGCCAATGTCGTTGCGGAAGTAAGCTGTTGGCCATTTCACTTCATGCAACAATTCATAGGCTTTGGCTTGAGCTTCCGTCACGCTATGACCCAGCGCAGTAACACACACCACTCGGCCACCTGAGGTGACAATTTGTCCATCTTTCATCGCGGTCCCTGCATGAAAAACTTTCGCATCGTGTTGTGCTGGCTCGGGTAGGTTAGCAATCACGTCGCCTTTAGGATAACTGCCTGGATAACCGCCTGCAGCGAGCACTAAACCGACCGCAACACGGGCATCGTATTCAGCGGTTGCTTGGTCTAACTTGCCGTCGATTGCGGCAAGACACAGCTCCGCTAAATCTGATTGCATACGCATCATGATAGGCTGTGTTTCGGGGTCACCAAAACGGCAGTTGTATTCAATGACTTTCGGCGTGCCGTCGGCCATGATCATCAGGCCCGCGTATAAGAAACCTTTGTACGGGTTGCCTTCTTTCGCCATGCCTTCAACCGTTGGCATGATGACTTCAGCCATGATCCGTTCATGAATTTCAGCCGTGACAACAGGAGCAGGGGAATAAGCGCCCATGCCTCCAGTATTTGGACCTGTGTCGCCATCGCCTGCACGTTTGTGGTCTTGGCTCGTCGCCATTGGCAAGACGTGCTTACCATCCACCATGACGATAAACGATGCTTCTTCACCGTCGAGGAACTCTTCGATCACCACGCGGCTACCTGCTTCGCCGAATGCGTTGCCAGAAAGCATGTCGCGAATAGCGTCTTCCGCCTCAGAGAGTTCCATCGCTACGATCACACCTTTACCTGCGGCAAGGCCGTCGGCTTTGATGACAATTGGAGCACCTACTTTACGAACATACGTGAGCGCTTCTTCAACGTTTGTAAAGTTTGCATAGTCAGCCGTTGGAATGGCGTGACGGGCTAAGAAATCTTTGGTGAAAGCTTTTGAGCCTTCAAGCTGTGAGGCTGCTTCGCTTGGGCCGAAAATGGGCAAGCCCGCGGCTTCAAATGCGTCGACCACACCAATAACCAGAGGTGCTTCTGGGCCAACAATACTCAAACCAATGTTGTTGGCTTTAGCAAATTCAACTAATGCAGGAATATCACAACCATCAATTGCAACGTTTTCCAATTTGGGCTCAAGCTCTGTACCGGCATTGCCTGGCGCGACATACACAGTTTGCACATTGGCAGACTGAGCGACTTTCCAAGCAAGAGCATGTTCGCGACCACCGCCGCCAATCACTAATACATTCATGATTTTGTCCTTGTTATTCGTCAGCAGCATGTTTTTTGCTGTTGATAATACTCGAAGAGCAACAAGGGCAGCTCAGAGCTGCCCTTGAACAAATTAGTGACGGAAATGGCGCATGCCAGTGAAGACCATCGCCATGCCTGCTTCATCAGCGGCTGCAATCACTTCATCGTCACGAATAGAACCGCCTGGTTGGATTACCGCGGTGATGCCTGCCTCAGCCGCTGCGTCAATACCGTCTCGGAATGGGAAGAATGCATCTGACGCCATCACTGACCCCTTCACTTCTAGCCCTTCGTCGGCGGCTTTGATGCCTGCGATTTTAGCACTGTAAACGCGGCTCATTTGACCTGCGCCTACACCAATCGTGGTTTCGTTTTTCGAGTAAACAATAGCATTTGATTTAACAAACTTAGCCACTTTCCAGCAGAACATGAGGTCTTTCATTTCTTGTTCTGTCGGTTGGCGTTTGCTGACGATAGTGAGCTCTGCTTCAGTGACCATGCCTTGATCGCGATCTTGAACTAATAGTCCACCGTTCACACGCTTCTGATCGTAACCTTGAGTCACAGAGTTCCACTGGCCACATTCGAGTAAACGAACGTTTGGCTTAGCCGCTACAATTTGAGCGGCCGCTTCGCTGATTGAAGGGGCAATGATCACTTCTACAAACTGACGAGCCACAATGGCTTCAGCCGTTTGCGCATCGAGCTCTTGGTTGAACGCGATGATGCCACCGAATGCAGATGTTGGGTCGGTTTTGAATGCCGAATTGTAAGCTTCCAAAATGTCGTTGCCTACTGCAACGCCGCATGGATTGGCGTGCTTGACGATGACACATGCAGGTTGTTTAAATTCTTTAACACACTCAAGCGCG encodes the following:
- a CDS encoding diguanylate cyclase domain-containing protein, translated to MISLKQLIVGHFKKIFLIPVLTLELALLLMYFLVNDLVISDARKELLFERSQNVYEHLSIQAQDLNSQFLYIRQLVELLQRQHQDYFSEDYNWHHTAKNPAEFKMTENGVYVKAENNSGSSVFISQMNARDSEARRKAQETEYWDAQLKYTAEQSHMVLAAYFNSYDNLNRYYPFIDDVQHQFPTDMVISNFNFYYLADYSHNPNRGVVWTPAYLDPAGQGWLVSAVVPIYNSNFLEGVTGVDISLDSMVKEIERLMLPFNGESFLVDEQGRMISMSSGTQNLLNLQQLSKGVEGQKVHRDTEQPEEFLINRLPYSSFRDTISNMFSYDERTKFAEHDGVTYLIASHPISETGWTLFSITNADKVLIRINELDKMSREFGIMAISLMILFYLLFYYIVQRQSQVLSNKIAEPLGDLSNNVKSAARARRLQSIHSSGIEEVEDLTNNLTSMVAELNKQADNINRSHQRLNEEISYRERLEQQVGTDEVTHLLNRRGLLQQGEIVLQQAVKMRQPMSMLLFEISGYPQIIEQHGSQEAEQVLLQCAECCRALAPDHALMAHLSTAQFVAILPNTAREQAINLSRRIRSEIYLTVELGGSAATVSTHFAVTEAALSHYESLLVMIDRSQQLLERSRRNRNLVIETDSKTE
- the purD gene encoding phosphoribosylamine--glycine ligase; this encodes MNVLVIGGGGREHALAWKVAQSANVQTVYVAPGNAGTELEPKLENVAIDGCDIPALVEFAKANNIGLSIVGPEAPLVIGVVDAFEAAGLPIFGPSEAASQLEGSKAFTKDFLARHAIPTADYANFTNVEEALTYVRKVGAPIVIKADGLAAGKGVIVAMELSEAEDAIRDMLSGNAFGEAGSRVVIEEFLDGEEASFIVMVDGKHVLPMATSQDHKRAGDGDTGPNTGGMGAYSPAPVVTAEIHERIMAEVIMPTVEGMAKEGNPYKGFLYAGLMIMADGTPKVIEYNCRFGDPETQPIMMRMQSDLAELCLAAIDGKLDQATAEYDARVAVGLVLAAGGYPGSYPKGDVIANLPEPAQHDAKVFHAGTAMKDGQIVTSGGRVVCVTALGHSVTEAQAKAYELLHEVKWPTAYFRNDIGYRAIAREKS